In a genomic window of bacterium:
- the pheA gene encoding prephenate dehydratase, with protein MRVAFQGERGANSEEAVFRIFGDRAEPVPCPDLVQTFDAVVARRADGAVVPVENSQAGSINETYDLLLKHDLFITGEYDLRVRHCLMAPAGSTLAGVTRVYSHPQALAQCDAFLRRHGIEPVVFGDTAGSAKMVAEHRPAGGAAIAPRRAADIYHLQILAEGIETNPNNYTRFLVLDPRPAPKAERSKTSIVFVVANKPGTLYQAIGAIATRGINIAKIESRPGRERPWDYVFYLDVDGHVDDDAMETALADLRRHTSMLRVLGSYPKAEPPAVT; from the coding sequence GTGCGCGTCGCCTTTCAGGGCGAGCGGGGCGCTAACAGCGAAGAGGCGGTCTTTCGGATCTTCGGCGACCGGGCCGAGCCGGTGCCGTGCCCCGACCTCGTGCAGACGTTCGACGCGGTCGTCGCGCGCCGCGCGGACGGCGCCGTGGTCCCGGTGGAAAACTCTCAGGCCGGCAGCATCAACGAGACCTACGACCTTCTGCTGAAGCACGATCTCTTCATCACCGGCGAGTACGATCTGCGTGTGCGCCACTGCCTGATGGCGCCGGCGGGCTCGACGCTCGCCGGCGTGACGCGGGTGTACTCTCATCCGCAGGCGCTCGCGCAGTGCGACGCGTTCTTGCGGCGGCACGGCATCGAGCCGGTCGTCTTCGGCGATACGGCCGGCAGCGCGAAGATGGTGGCGGAGCACCGGCCCGCCGGGGGCGCGGCGATCGCGCCCCGGCGGGCCGCGGACATCTATCACCTGCAGATCCTCGCGGAGGGCATCGAGACCAACCCCAACAACTACACCCGCTTCCTGGTGCTCGATCCGCGGCCCGCACCGAAGGCCGAGCGCAGCAAGACCTCGATCGTGTTCGTCGTCGCGAACAAGCCGGGCACCCTGTACCAGGCGATCGGCGCGATCGCCACCCGCGGCATCAACATCGCGAAGATCGAATCCCGGCCCGGCCGCGAGCGGCCGTGGGACTACGTCTTCTACCTCGACGTGGACGGGCACGTCGACGACGACGCGATGGAAACGGCGCTGGCCGATCTCCGGCGCCACACCTCGATGCTGAGGGTGCTGGGCTCGTACCCGAAGGCGGAGCCCCCGGCCGTCACGTAA